Genomic window (Asticcacaulis excentricus CB 48):
CGCGAGTTTGAGGTGGATGGCGATGGCCTTCAGCACCTTTTTGCCGAGCCCGTCCATCTCGGCATAAAGCGTCTGGAATGTCGGCTTGAAGTCCGCCACTTCGACGGGCCACACATTATCGGCCATATGGTCGCGATAGGGGTGATCGGCCGGCAGGTCACGTCCGACATGCCAGAATTCCTTCAGATCATGCGCCTTATAGCCCTTGGCTGTTTCGATACCAAAGGCGGTATAGCCACGCTGACCGCCGCCGCTGCGGCCATCATACTGCAACTTGGATTCGACCGGCAGATCAAAGAAGTCTTTGGTCAGGGCGTACGCCTTATCGACCAGCCCCTTGTCAAGACCGGCGCCGTTCGGCTCAAACAGGCCCGACAGCACCGCAAACCCGTAGCGCTCAAACGACGCGCCCAGCTTCTGCGCAAAGGCGTCCACATCGCTGTCGTATAGCGACAGCGGCACGGGCTCGATGGACGGGGCGGTGGATAGAGGGGCGGAATCGTAAAGCGCGGTGGGCGACGACATCATGCGGGGGGCCTTTGGTC
Coding sequences:
- a CDS encoding isopenicillin N synthase family dioxygenase, with protein sequence MMSSPTALYDSAPLSTAPSIEPVPLSLYDSDVDAFAQKLGASFERYGFAVLSGLFEPNGAGLDKGLVDKAYALTKDFFDLPVESKLQYDGRSGGGQRGYTAFGIETAKGYKAHDLKEFWHVGRDLPADHPYRDHMADNVWPVEVADFKPTFQTLYAEMDGLGKKVLKAIAIHLKLAPDFFDDKVKYGNSILRMLHYPPVTEAGASVRAGAHGDINAITLLMGAEEPGLQLLDRDGSWLPITPPPGAIVINIGDMLSRLTNHVLPSTIHRVVNPAEARKGFSRYSMPFFLHFESPYLIETLPGCISEDRPDQYAGQSITAHDFLQQRLREIKLA